In the Ipomoea triloba cultivar NCNSP0323 chromosome 6, ASM357664v1 genome, one interval contains:
- the LOC116022644 gene encoding probable leucine-rich repeat receptor-like protein kinase At5g49770, producing the protein MFPRIQLLLVPVFIQFLVIAAFTDNNDYVAIKSLQEGWGNLPSNWRGSDPCGDHWNGIVCSGPKVVQLTLSSMNLSGQLPGDIGGLSELQTLDLSNNKDLTGPLPPEIGNLKKLSNLNLDACGFSGEIPDTIGSLSELKYLSLNLNKFDGPIPPSLGKLSKLFWLDLADNKLTGSIPVSNGNTPGLDMLFEIGHFHFGRNHISGEIPPQLFSSRMKLKHLLFEQNQFTGRIPETLGLVQNLTFVNLNGNLLSGPVPSNLNNLTSLDELHLSNNKLSGPFPNLTGLNAIHYIDMSNNSFIPTDFPSWFSTLQDLRTLVLEGTRLQGLIPESLFDLDQLQNVNMRNNRLNGTLSIGPDYSSQLQLIDLESNFIDIFSPGRLYQFQINLVGNPICHEVNNETYCVVPRKSDSNSTYSTRPTNCLPTPCSSGQISSPTCACAYPYTGYLYFRAPNFSNLTDLSKFLTLEKSMMDDFKSQHLPVDSVSLSNPTKDSDNFYLQLYVQVFPNGQNHFNQTGVSAIGFVFSYQTFIPPESFGPYFFIPNSYNSIDGSEPSGSSKSLSTGIIIGAAVGGSVLVILSLIIGVYAFCQKRRAQEAVKKNDPFVSWDKSKSSVGAPQLQGAKCFSFEELAKCTNNFSEANTIGSGGYGKVYRGTLSNGQLVAIKRSQQGSKQGAPEFKSEIELLSRVHHKNVVGLVGFCFEEDEQMLIYEFIPNGTLKESLSGKSGIKLDWMKRLRIALGAASGLQYLHDLVNPPIIHRDVKTNNILLDERLNAKVADFGLSKSLSEHEMTHVTTQIKGTMGYMDPEYYMTNQLTEKSDVYSFGVVLLEIITARPPIEKGKYIVREVKEAMDKTKDMYGLLGVLDPAIRSSVTPTSIEKLVDLAFRCVEDETLKRPTMREVVKEIESIMEMLGLNPHAESASTSETYSGVSKGSEHPYNDESLFVYTKVQPK; encoded by the exons ATGTTCCCAAGAATCCAGCTGCTGTTGGTGCCTGTGTTTATCCAATTCTTGGTTATAGCGGCTTTTACAGATAATAATGATT ATGTTGCTATAAAGTCCCTCCAAGAAGGGTGGGGGAACCTACCTTCGAATTGGCGAGGATCGGATCCTTGCGGTGATCACTGGAATGGAATTGTTTGCAGTGGTCCAAAGGTGGTTCAATT AACTTTATCAAGCATGAATCTGAGTGGTCAGCTGCCTGGAGACATTGGGGGCCTATCTGAATTGCAGACTCT GGATCTATCAAACAACAAAGATTTGACAGGACCTCTTCCTCCAGAAATTGGAAACTTAAAGAAGTTGTCTAATCT AAACCTTGATGCTTGTGGGTTTTCTGGAGAAATTCCCGACACGATAGGATCTTTGAGCGAGCTGAAATATCT ATCACTGAATTTAAACAAGTTCGATGGGCCAATCCCGCCTTCCTTGGGTAAATTGTCGAAACTCTTTTGGCTGGATTTGGCTGACAATAAGCTTACTGGAAGTATTCCTGTCTCTAACGGGAACACGCCTGGCCTTGATATGCTTTTCGAAATAGGACACTT TCATTTTGGAAGGAACCATATCTCGGGTGAGATTCCACCTCAGCTTTTTAGCTCGAGAATGAAATTGAAGCATTT GTTGTTTGAGCAAAATCAATTCACAGGAAGAATCCCGGAAACATTGGGGCTTGTTCAGAATTTGACATTCGT CAACCTTAACGGGAATTTGTTGAGCGGACCTGTCCCGTCAAACCTTAACAACCTCACATCCCTCGATGAACT GCACTTGTCAAACAATAAATTGAGCGGCCCCTTCCCCAACCTCACTGGCTTGAATGCCATCCACTATAT AGATATGAGCAATAACTCGTTCATTCCAACAGATTTCCCGTCATGGTTCTCAACTTTGCAGGATCTTAGAACATT AGTATTGGAAGGTACCCGACTACAAGGACTTATTCCAGAATCACTTTTCGACCTTGATCAATTGCAGAACGT CAACATGAGGAATAACAGACTTAATGGCACACTGAGTATTGGCCCCGACTACAGCAGCCAGTTGCAACTAATCGATCTGGAGAGTAATTTTATAGACATATTTTCACCGGGACGGCTATATCAATTTCAGATTAA CCTCGTAGGCAATCCAATCTGTCACGAAGTAAACAATGAAACTTATTGTGTCGTTCCCCGAAAGTCTGATTCTAATTCCACTTATTCAACTCGACCAACGAATTGCTTGCCTACCCCGTGCAGCTCGGGCCAAATATCCAGTCCTACTTGTGCTTGTGCTTATCCTTACACTGGATATCTGTATTTTAGGGCCCCTAACTTCTCCAACTTGACAGACTTGAGTAAATTTCTTACACTTGAAAAGTCTATGATGGATGATTTCAAATCTCAACACCTCCCGGTGGATTCAGTTTCCCTGAGCAATCCAACAAAAGACTCGGATAATTTTTATCTTCAATTGTACGTGCAAGTTTTCCCAAATGGCCAAAATCATTTCAACCAGACAGGAGTTTCTGCTATTGGGTTTGTGTTTAGCTATCAGACTTTCATCCCACCTGAATCGTTTGGACCGTACTTCTTTATTCCTAATAGCTATAATTCCATTGATG GTAGTGAGCCCTCGGGATCGAGCAAGTCTTTGAGTACAGGAATTATAATTGGAGCAGCAGTTGGTGGTTCAGTCCTTGTGATATTATCACTTATAATCGGAGTTTATGCTTTCTGCCAAAAGAGAAGAGCTCAAGAAGCGGTTAAAAAGAATGATCCTTTCG TTTCCTGGGATAAATCCAAAAGCAGTGTTGGTGCCCCCCAGCTACAGGGAGCAAAGTGTTTCTCATTTGAAGAGCTTGCAAAATGCACAAATAACTTCTCAGAAGCCAATACTATTGGATCTGGAGGTTATGGGAAG GTATATAGAGGAACTCTTTCTAATGGACAACTGGTTGCCATCAAAAGATCCCAGCAGGGATCTAAGCAAGGCGCCCCCGAGTTCAAATCTGAGATTGAGCTTCTCTCGAGGGTTCATCACAAGAATGTCGTTGGCCTTGTTGGGTTTTGTTTTGAAGAAGACGAACAGATGCTGATCTATGAATTCATACCGAATGGCACGTTGAAAGAAAGTCTGTCAG GGAAGTCTGGAATCAAGTTAGACTGGATGAAGAGACTTAGGATAGCTCTCGGAGCAGCCAGTGGGCTGCAGTATCTGCATGACCTTGTAAACCCGCCCATCATCCACCGTGACgtcaaaacaaataatattctGCTCGATGAGCGCTTGAATGCTAAAGTTGCAGATTTCGGTCTCTCCAAGTCACTGAGCGAGCACGAGATGACTCATGTTACCACTCAAATTAAAGGAACTATG GGGTACATGGATCCCGAATATTACATGACGAATCAACTGACAGAGAAGAGCGATGTTTATAGTTTCGGGGTGGTGTTGCTTGAGATTATAACCGCAAGGCCTCCTATCGAGAAAGGAAAGTACATTGTTCGAGAAGTGAAGGAAGCAATGGATAAGACTAAAGACATGTATGGCCTTCTTGGTGTTCTTGACCCGGCCATTCGCTCAAGCGTGACACCTACCAGCATAGAGAAGCTGGTCGATCTAGCGTTTAGGTGCGTCGAAGACGAGACACTGAAAAGGCCAACAATGAGGGAAGTGGTGAAAGAGATTGAGAGCATCATGGAAATGTTGGGGCTAAACCCTCATGCTGAATCTGCTTCAACTTCAGAGACCTATTCAGGAGTGAGTAAAGGGTCTGAACATCCTTACAATGATGAAAGTCTGTTTGTGTATACTAAGGTGCAACCCAAGTAA